In [Leptolyngbya] sp. PCC 7376, a genomic segment contains:
- a CDS encoding IS982 family transposase — protein sequence MLSLDALFCDVDDFCQVFEPQWHQELLSSCKRYRHRSRSLSLSEVMTILIAFHQSHYRNFKHFYLLMVRHYWQKAFPKAVSYQRFVAWMPSSLVPLCAYLCDCYGDCTGISFIDATSIKVCHNRRIAQHRVFNGHAARGKTSVGWFFGFKLHLVINDRGELLHVQITPGNIDDRKPVVELLRNLFSKVFGDKGYVSQALAQHLKEEHDVMLIAKPRRNMKNHLMLWQDTFIARKRALIETVIDQLKNISQIEHSRHRSPANFCVNLLCGLIAHCHQPKKPSLQLN from the coding sequence ATGCTTAGTTTAGACGCTTTATTTTGTGACGTTGACGATTTCTGCCAGGTCTTTGAACCTCAGTGGCATCAAGAATTACTTAGCTCTTGCAAAAGGTATCGTCACCGTTCTAGAAGCCTAAGCTTGAGTGAGGTGATGACGATACTGATTGCATTTCATCAATCTCACTATCGTAATTTCAAGCATTTCTATCTCCTGATGGTGCGACACTATTGGCAAAAAGCCTTTCCCAAAGCAGTGAGTTATCAACGCTTTGTGGCATGGATGCCCTCCAGCTTAGTGCCTCTATGTGCCTATTTATGTGACTGTTATGGAGATTGCACAGGCATTAGTTTCATTGATGCCACCAGTATCAAAGTTTGTCACAATCGCCGTATTGCCCAACATCGAGTCTTTAACGGTCATGCCGCTAGAGGTAAAACCTCTGTTGGGTGGTTCTTTGGCTTCAAACTCCATCTGGTCATTAATGATCGGGGAGAATTACTTCATGTACAAATCACTCCTGGCAATATTGATGACAGAAAGCCTGTCGTCGAACTGTTACGGAATTTATTCAGCAAAGTCTTTGGAGATAAGGGCTATGTGTCCCAAGCTCTGGCACAACATCTCAAAGAAGAACATGATGTGATGTTAATTGCTAAACCTCGCCGCAATATGAAGAATCACTTGATGCTCTGGCAAGATACATTCATCGCTCGTAAACGAGCTTTGATTGAAACCGTGATTGACCAACTGAAGAACATTTCTCAGATTGAGCACTCTAGGCATCGTAGTCCAGCGAACTTCTGCGTCAATTTGCTGTGTGGCTTGATTGCCCATTGTCATCAGCCTAAGAAACCTTCTCTCCAACTCAATTAG
- a CDS encoding DUF4332 domain-containing protein, whose translation MASCNWAIADLPGLSEEHQKLLNANDIRTTHQLLLATQSPKAKHDLAAKLQIHPQYVSKWIALADLARLKSVGVEYCGLILHCGIASVPQLAQTPFNRLHQSIVKLHVANMRRRDLAPSVGIVKQWVAEAKNLA comes from the coding sequence ATGGCTTCCTGCAATTGGGCGATCGCCGATCTACCTGGATTGAGTGAGGAACATCAAAAACTCTTAAATGCCAACGATATTCGCACGACTCATCAGCTTTTGTTGGCGACTCAGAGCCCGAAAGCAAAGCATGATCTGGCGGCAAAATTACAGATTCATCCGCAATATGTGTCGAAATGGATCGCCTTGGCAGATTTAGCGCGACTAAAAAGTGTTGGGGTGGAATATTGCGGTTTGATTTTACATTGCGGGATTGCGTCGGTTCCCCAATTAGCCCAAACACCCTTTAATCGATTGCACCAAAGTATTGTCAAACTCCACGTTGCTAACATGCGTCGTCGAGATCTAGCACCATCGGTGGGGATTGTGAAGCAGTGGGTAGCAGAAGCGAAAAATCTTGCCTAA
- a CDS encoding EAL domain-containing protein, whose amino-acid sequence MKLVLARLQNNSCSFFLRRILLVLCCLLLLRHTLTQIAQSNSEQDIIRIGVEDSGWPFSFKDQDGETKGFIVDLLEYLEEDKNWRIVRVEGTSRELGAQLKSGELDIHFPYVNRDRDDVFIVNEPIVIAWGGVFVNQDNDIDSPFHLKGLRVAVIKDDYFGEKFRELTQKLGLETDFITANGTRSAMQLVANGTADAVAIEEIAGSYYAREFDLKDTRMQYAHTTGHFAVSKKRGLTFAVQISEALKDFKNNNRTQYLDLVNKWYGDLTKPPLPAWVEVSLTYGTGALILLTLLLYILTRELNQKKNEIRVREENEAQLEYRSTHDELTDLPNRRGLLSEINRCINEQGASRRKFYVLFLDIDNFKRINDSKGHIFGDELLVLVAQRLKAQIAECHTLSRFGGDEFVVIVKGRNDNSLHQTLTTIITAINNAFLDSFQIKDSNIYVTATIGFSIFPDHGNNATELLRKADIALYSGKTSGKNTRIFYSADIENNFNKTIRAENFLRESLRDGLVKIHYQPLVDLASKKIIGTEALFRCDHPGLSGVSVEELISIAEMTGLISEIGQFVLVSACKQLSSWLNEGMELDYISVNVSVEQIIRGNLVELVKSALSTTDMQADFLTLEVTEAVLAKDFNETRTTLQQLRDIGVNLSLDDFGTGYSSLALLKSMPFTTLKLDRSFLQGIPSEAADRSVAETIVGLADAFCMTTVAEGIETQQQVDYLLKIGCSTGQGYLFGKPVDASQFALDYGRGVKK is encoded by the coding sequence ATGAAATTAGTATTAGCTAGGCTTCAAAATAATAGTTGTTCGTTCTTCTTACGAAGAATCCTGTTAGTTTTATGTTGCTTGCTTTTGTTAAGACATACACTAACCCAAATCGCTCAGTCCAATAGCGAACAAGATATTATCCGCATTGGAGTAGAGGATTCAGGTTGGCCGTTCTCATTCAAGGATCAGGATGGTGAGACAAAAGGATTCATAGTTGATTTGCTTGAGTATCTTGAAGAAGACAAAAACTGGCGCATTGTAAGAGTCGAAGGGACTTCAAGAGAACTGGGTGCTCAGCTAAAGAGCGGTGAATTGGATATTCATTTTCCGTATGTGAATCGAGACCGCGATGATGTATTTATTGTAAATGAGCCCATCGTCATAGCATGGGGAGGTGTGTTTGTTAATCAGGACAATGATATTGACTCTCCATTTCACTTGAAGGGATTGCGTGTAGCCGTAATTAAAGACGACTACTTTGGTGAAAAATTCAGGGAACTTACACAAAAGCTTGGTCTAGAGACAGACTTTATTACGGCAAACGGCACACGATCGGCAATGCAGCTTGTCGCCAATGGAACAGCAGATGCTGTAGCAATAGAAGAAATCGCTGGCAGCTATTATGCACGCGAGTTCGATCTCAAGGATACTCGGATGCAGTATGCCCATACTACCGGGCATTTCGCGGTATCAAAAAAGCGTGGTTTAACATTTGCCGTTCAGATATCTGAGGCATTAAAGGACTTCAAGAATAATAATCGAACCCAATACCTTGATCTGGTGAACAAGTGGTACGGTGATTTGACTAAGCCCCCATTACCAGCATGGGTAGAAGTCTCGCTTACTTATGGGACAGGAGCATTAATATTACTGACACTACTGTTATATATATTGACGCGTGAACTAAACCAGAAAAAGAATGAAATAAGAGTTAGAGAAGAGAATGAAGCACAACTCGAATACCGTTCGACTCACGATGAGCTAACTGATTTACCAAACAGACGAGGTCTGTTATCTGAAATTAATCGTTGCATAAACGAGCAAGGTGCATCAAGACGTAAATTTTATGTTTTATTCTTAGATATTGATAACTTTAAACGAATAAATGACAGTAAAGGTCATATCTTCGGTGATGAATTACTAGTTTTAGTTGCTCAGCGACTTAAAGCTCAAATCGCCGAGTGTCACACCTTGTCAAGATTTGGTGGTGACGAATTCGTCGTAATTGTAAAAGGCCGAAATGATAACAGCCTTCATCAAACATTGACGACTATCATCACAGCCATAAACAATGCTTTTCTTGACTCATTTCAGATAAAAGATAGCAACATTTATGTAACGGCTACCATTGGATTTTCCATATTCCCTGACCACGGGAATAATGCTACTGAGTTGCTTCGAAAAGCGGATATCGCATTATATTCAGGCAAAACATCAGGTAAGAATACTAGAATCTTCTATTCCGCCGACATTGAAAACAATTTTAATAAAACAATACGCGCAGAGAATTTTCTTCGTGAATCATTGCGTGATGGATTGGTTAAGATCCACTATCAGCCACTGGTAGATTTAGCATCTAAGAAGATTATCGGCACGGAAGCTTTGTTTCGTTGCGATCATCCAGGGTTATCTGGCGTATCTGTCGAAGAACTGATTTCAATAGCTGAGATGACAGGACTAATCTCTGAAATTGGTCAGTTTGTCTTAGTCTCAGCATGTAAACAACTCAGCAGTTGGCTAAATGAAGGAATGGAACTCGATTACATTTCTGTTAACGTGTCAGTTGAGCAGATTATTAGAGGAAATCTAGTAGAACTTGTTAAGAGTGCGCTTAGCACAACAGATATGCAAGCAGATTTCTTGACGTTGGAGGTAACAGAAGCTGTGCTGGCTAAGGATTTCAATGAGACTAGAACGACACTACAACAGCTACGTGATATTGGCGTAAACTTATCTCTTGATGATTTTGGAACAGGTTATTCTTCTTTAGCACTTCTGAAATCAATGCCATTTACAACTCTGAAACTCGATCGCAGTTTTCTTCAGGGGATCCCAAGTGAAGCCGCAGACAGATCCGTGGCAGAAACTATAGTTGGTCTAGCGGATGCATTTTGCATGACGACAGTAGCAGAGGGAATCGAGACTCAACAACAAGTGGATTATTTGCTAAAAATCGGTTGTAGCACTGGGCAAGGGTATCTGTTTGGAAAACCAGTCGATGCAAGCCAGTTCGCCTTAGATTATGGTAGAGGTGTTAAGAAATAG
- a CDS encoding CHAD domain-containing protein: MVARKTTPKTFGDWAYQAIAKSSDQVFRYEGAVLEDKDPEDLHQMRVNLRRLRSVFAGFNAALDCAITERKIAKCGRFLGRLRDCDVMLETLTQLADGDLPKSEKQSLGDLIAVLKQERQQQFKATKAFLLSGKYQTLKSQLQGWLEKPKYQAIAAVDIRLILPDLLLPQLATLLMHPGWRVGISLKKATTAQLNKLFAQHSKYLHNLRKVAKRSRYNRELFLSFYGKAYKRDLKQIKQVQSIIGEFQDLDVLTCFLQQHFEQPLSKKLPTISKQLNCKRRSLWQEWQLLQKKFLDPDYRRALHQTLIG; the protein is encoded by the coding sequence ATGGTTGCTCGCAAAACGACACCAAAAACGTTTGGGGATTGGGCATATCAGGCGATCGCCAAAAGTTCGGATCAAGTTTTTCGGTATGAGGGTGCGGTTTTAGAGGATAAGGATCCTGAAGATCTGCATCAAATGCGGGTTAATCTCAGGCGGCTTCGGAGTGTTTTTGCTGGATTTAATGCGGCATTAGATTGCGCGATTACCGAACGAAAAATTGCGAAATGTGGTCGTTTTCTTGGTCGGTTGCGGGATTGTGATGTCATGCTCGAAACGTTGACTCAGCTTGCAGATGGTGACTTGCCGAAATCAGAAAAACAAAGTCTAGGAGATTTGATTGCAGTCCTAAAACAGGAGAGACAACAGCAATTTAAGGCTACGAAAGCATTTCTTCTCTCTGGTAAATACCAAACGTTAAAATCGCAACTACAGGGCTGGTTGGAGAAACCAAAATATCAGGCGATCGCCGCTGTTGATATTCGTCTAATTTTGCCTGATTTATTGTTGCCACAACTTGCGACGTTATTAATGCATCCTGGCTGGCGGGTTGGTATTAGTCTGAAGAAAGCGACGACGGCTCAGCTCAATAAGCTCTTTGCTCAGCACAGTAAATATCTTCATAATCTCCGTAAAGTCGCCAAGCGATCGCGCTACAATCGAGAGCTATTTTTGTCGTTCTATGGCAAAGCTTATAAACGAGATCTCAAGCAAATTAAACAGGTGCAAAGCATTATTGGTGAATTTCAGGATTTAGATGTGCTCACTTGTTTTTTGCAGCAGCATTTCGAGCAGCCTCTCAGTAAAAAACTGCCAACAATTTCTAAACAGCTCAACTGCAAACGGCGATCGCTCTGGCAAGAATGGCAGCTATTGCAAAAGAAATTTCTTGATCCTGATTACAGGCGGGCATTACATCAAACATTGATTGGCTAA
- the def gene encoding peptide deformylase — protein MSAAVAVAKEKLENPPLDLHYLGDKVLRQKAKRIAKVDDSIRVLAKEMLQTMYSSYGIGLAAPQVGINKRLIVVDTDPENPENEAYVLINPEIKKFGKDMCGFEEGCLSIPGVNFEVLRPDEIEVSYRDELGKPKRIKASGLLSRVIQHEIDHLNGVMFVDRVDNQIALDEELKEHGFSSKSVKKV, from the coding sequence ATGTCTGCTGCCGTTGCTGTTGCCAAGGAAAAGTTAGAGAATCCCCCCCTAGATTTGCATTACTTAGGCGATAAGGTCCTAAGACAAAAAGCAAAGCGAATTGCGAAGGTTGATGACTCGATTCGGGTCTTGGCAAAGGAAATGCTTCAGACAATGTATAGCTCCTATGGCATTGGCTTAGCTGCACCTCAGGTTGGCATCAATAAGCGCCTTATCGTCGTGGATACAGACCCCGAAAATCCAGAAAACGAAGCATACGTTTTGATCAATCCTGAAATAAAAAAATTCGGGAAAGACATGTGTGGCTTCGAGGAAGGTTGTCTCAGCATTCCCGGCGTTAATTTTGAAGTATTGCGTCCTGACGAAATTGAAGTGTCTTACCGTGATGAACTTGGTAAGCCGAAACGAATCAAAGCATCAGGCTTGCTGTCTCGTGTCATCCAGCACGAAATCGATCATCTCAATGGCGTGATGTTTGTTGACCGCGTGGACAATCAAATTGCCCTCGACGAAGAACTGAAAGAACACGGCTTCTCTTCTAAGTCTGTAAAAAAAGTCTAG
- a CDS encoding sensor histidine kinase encodes MEDQQIQNLPSDEAMARLEQELSQARAKIAALEQARTEEKNKREQIEFELKNSQQMLQLVMDTLPETIFWKDLDSVYLGYNQNFANDAGLTIPGEALGKTDFDMPWTTEEAEFYRACDRRVMLSDQPEFGIIEPQLNSKGEHTWVETNKAPLRNVNGEIIGILGTYHDITERKQAELSLQKLNQQLEKQTTELAATLEQLQQSQLQLIQREKMSALGNLIAGVAHEINNPVGFISGNLEPAQEYVQDLFELLDLYQNALPEPSEEIIEKIETIDLEYIQADFPKVLNSMGEGIKRIANISKGLRTFSRADTENRILFQLHEGLDSTILILQHRLKANEERPAIEVVRDYGKEVPALNCFPGQMNQVFMNLLANAIDALEESNEGKGFAELESQPNRLTVSTRFSSAQDSVTIKIQDNGIGIPKDIQNQIFNNSFTTKDVGKGTGLGLAIARQIIVDKHGGTLTFNSSSEQGTEFVIKVNVA; translated from the coding sequence ATGGAAGACCAACAAATACAAAATCTCCCCTCAGATGAGGCCATGGCTCGCTTAGAACAAGAGCTATCCCAAGCGCGAGCCAAAATAGCAGCGCTCGAACAAGCTCGTACGGAAGAAAAAAACAAACGCGAGCAAATCGAATTTGAGCTAAAAAACTCGCAACAAATGTTGCAACTCGTGATGGATACTCTACCGGAAACGATTTTCTGGAAAGACTTAGATTCCGTCTACCTCGGTTATAACCAAAACTTCGCAAATGATGCAGGCTTAACGATTCCTGGAGAAGCCCTAGGGAAAACAGACTTTGATATGCCCTGGACCACAGAAGAAGCCGAATTTTATCGGGCTTGCGATCGCCGCGTCATGTTATCAGACCAACCAGAGTTTGGCATTATTGAACCTCAGCTCAATAGCAAAGGCGAACATACTTGGGTAGAGACAAATAAAGCCCCTCTTCGCAACGTTAATGGTGAAATAATTGGAATTTTAGGCACTTATCACGACATCACCGAGCGTAAACAAGCCGAACTTTCCCTACAAAAACTCAATCAACAGTTAGAGAAACAAACAACTGAGCTCGCCGCCACACTAGAGCAACTCCAGCAATCCCAACTACAACTAATCCAGCGGGAAAAGATGTCAGCCCTCGGAAACCTCATTGCTGGGGTAGCCCATGAAATAAATAATCCAGTTGGTTTTATTTCCGGCAATCTCGAACCAGCTCAAGAATATGTCCAAGATTTATTCGAATTGCTAGATTTATATCAAAATGCTTTGCCGGAGCCGAGTGAAGAAATTATCGAAAAAATCGAGACTATCGATTTAGAGTATATCCAGGCTGATTTCCCCAAAGTTTTGAACTCAATGGGTGAGGGAATTAAGCGCATTGCCAATATTAGCAAGGGTCTCAGAACATTCAGCAGAGCTGATACTGAAAATCGCATTCTGTTTCAATTGCATGAAGGATTAGACAGTACAATCCTGATTTTGCAACATCGGCTAAAGGCCAATGAGGAACGCCCAGCAATCGAAGTTGTTCGGGACTACGGCAAGGAAGTGCCAGCGCTAAACTGTTTTCCGGGACAGATGAATCAGGTTTTTATGAACTTACTCGCTAATGCCATCGATGCCCTAGAGGAGTCTAATGAAGGTAAGGGTTTCGCAGAGCTCGAATCGCAACCGAATCGTCTGACCGTTTCAACGCGTTTCTCTTCGGCTCAGGATTCGGTGACAATCAAAATTCAAGATAATGGCATCGGTATACCAAAAGACATCCAAAATCAGATTTTCAACAATTCATTCACCACAAAAGATGTTGGTAAGGGGACAGGCTTAGGGTTGGCGATCGCCCGACAAATTATCGTCGATAAACATGGCGGCACACTCACATTCAATTCTTCCTCAGAACAAGGCACCGAATTCGTGATCAAGGTTAATGTGGCCTAA
- the ureG gene encoding urease accessory protein UreG, giving the protein MATAARLGIGGPVGSGKTALLECIVPLLMKQGIEVAIVTNDLLTTEDADRLKSGGILPGDRIVGVETGSCPHTAIREDPTMNLLTVQDLEILYPDLDLILIESGGDNLASTFSYDLVDSYIFVIDVGAGDDIPRKNGPGFVQADLVVINKIDIAPYVGADLDLIRKQAPEHRRGKPIVYTNCKTGEGLDEVVNFILETVLFRSPASTAG; this is encoded by the coding sequence TTGGCAACAGCAGCAAGGTTAGGTATTGGTGGTCCTGTCGGTAGTGGCAAAACGGCCTTACTCGAATGTATTGTTCCCCTCCTCATGAAACAGGGGATCGAGGTGGCGATCGTCACAAATGATCTATTGACAACAGAGGATGCTGATCGCCTCAAAAGTGGTGGCATTTTACCGGGCGATCGCATTGTTGGTGTGGAGACTGGAAGTTGCCCCCATACTGCTATCCGCGAAGATCCCACAATGAATTTGTTGACGGTGCAAGATCTCGAAATCCTTTATCCCGATCTTGATTTAATTCTCATCGAAAGTGGCGGTGATAATCTCGCTTCGACCTTCAGTTATGACTTGGTTGATTCTTATATTTTCGTGATTGATGTGGGTGCTGGGGATGATATTCCTCGTAAAAATGGCCCCGGTTTTGTGCAAGCTGATCTCGTGGTGATTAACAAAATCGATATTGCACCCTATGTCGGTGCTGACTTGGATTTGATTCGTAAACAAGCTCCAGAACATCGACGTGGCAAACCGATTGTTTATACCAATTGCAAAACAGGTGAAGGATTAGATGAGGTGGTGAATTTTATCCTTGAGACGGTGTTATTCCGTAGTCCAGCATCGACGGCAGGATAA
- a CDS encoding bifunctional aldolase/short-chain dehydrogenase translates to MESLWNDQDAANYQDDLGLRVYTSRLLGRDPSLVLHGGGNTSVKITETNLVGESEEILYVKGSGWDLATIESPGFSPVRMAHLLKLAKLPSLSDPQMVNELKTQMTQASAPSPSVETILHAILPYKYVDHTHADAVVTITNTPGGLDRIKSIYGDRLVIIPYVMPGFDLARVCAERFAAEATDQTEGMILMNHGIFSFGATAKESYELMIALVNEAEEYLKSQQAWDISHPTTTQEAKPIAQPLAQLRHEVSEAAGYPMILRCDRHPKAMSFAQRDDLSTISQQGPATPDHVIRTKRIPLIGRNITAYTASYENYFQVQSSQIVADKTMLDPAPRVILDPELGLCSAGRNAKAAAIVADIYDHTMDIIARSEALENYQALPAKDIFEIEYWDLEQAKLKKGGTPAEFTGEIALVTGAASGIGKACVDSLLKRGAAVIGLDINSKIETLYDRLDFCGITCDLTNEQAIATALETAIQTFGGLDMLILNAGIFPASAPITSLTTESWRQVMDINLDTNLVLLRECQPFLKLAPNGGRVVVIGSKNVPAPGKGAAAYSASKAALTQLTRVAALEWGGDRIRINSLHPNAVFDTGIWTEEVLANRAKAYGLTVDEYKTNNVLKVEITSHDVAEFAAEMCGVLFSKTTAAQVPIDGGNERVI, encoded by the coding sequence ATGGAAAGCTTGTGGAATGATCAGGATGCCGCAAATTATCAGGATGATTTGGGCTTGCGGGTCTATACTTCACGATTGTTAGGGCGTGATCCTTCCTTGGTTTTACATGGTGGTGGCAATACATCGGTCAAAATTACTGAGACTAATTTGGTCGGTGAGTCCGAAGAAATTCTCTATGTCAAAGGTAGTGGCTGGGATCTCGCAACGATTGAATCGCCTGGTTTTTCACCTGTGCGCATGGCTCATTTATTAAAGCTGGCGAAATTGCCATCCCTTAGTGACCCGCAGATGGTCAATGAATTAAAAACTCAAATGACCCAAGCCAGTGCGCCATCGCCGTCTGTGGAAACGATTCTCCATGCCATTTTGCCCTATAAGTATGTGGATCATACCCATGCCGATGCGGTTGTGACGATTACAAATACGCCTGGTGGTCTCGACCGCATTAAATCAATTTATGGCGATCGCCTGGTGATTATTCCCTATGTCATGCCCGGATTTGATTTGGCACGGGTTTGTGCGGAACGCTTTGCAGCTGAAGCGACAGACCAAACCGAAGGGATGATTTTAATGAACCATGGTATTTTTTCCTTTGGCGCAACGGCAAAGGAATCCTATGAACTCATGATCGCCTTGGTAAACGAAGCAGAAGAATATTTAAAAAGTCAACAAGCTTGGGATATCTCCCATCCAACGACCACACAAGAAGCCAAACCCATCGCTCAACCCCTTGCTCAGTTACGTCATGAAGTATCTGAAGCTGCTGGTTATCCAATGATTTTGAGATGTGATCGCCACCCAAAAGCCATGTCATTTGCTCAACGGGATGATCTCTCTACTATTTCCCAACAGGGTCCAGCCACCCCAGATCATGTGATTCGCACTAAACGTATCCCTTTAATTGGTCGAAATATTACAGCATATACAGCGTCCTATGAGAACTATTTTCAAGTCCAATCCAGTCAAATTGTGGCGGACAAAACCATGCTGGATCCAGCCCCCAGAGTTATCCTCGATCCAGAATTAGGACTCTGTAGTGCAGGGCGTAACGCTAAGGCAGCGGCGATTGTAGCAGATATTTATGACCACACCATGGACATCATCGCCCGCTCAGAAGCATTAGAGAATTATCAAGCGTTACCAGCTAAAGATATTTTTGAGATTGAATACTGGGATTTAGAGCAAGCCAAACTAAAAAAAGGTGGCACTCCAGCGGAATTTACAGGGGAAATTGCCCTGGTGACAGGGGCAGCATCGGGAATTGGGAAAGCCTGTGTTGACTCTCTATTAAAACGAGGTGCAGCGGTCATCGGCTTGGACATCAACTCAAAGATTGAAACACTCTATGATCGTCTTGATTTTTGTGGCATCACCTGTGATCTCACCAATGAGCAGGCGATCGCCACAGCCTTAGAAACAGCGATTCAAACCTTTGGTGGCTTAGATATGCTGATTCTCAATGCCGGGATTTTTCCAGCAAGTGCCCCGATCACGTCCCTGACAACCGAGAGTTGGCGACAGGTCATGGACATCAATCTTGATACTAATCTGGTGCTATTACGAGAATGTCAACCTTTTCTGAAGCTTGCGCCCAATGGTGGTCGAGTCGTGGTGATTGGCTCAAAAAATGTTCCAGCTCCTGGCAAAGGTGCAGCAGCTTACTCCGCTTCAAAAGCAGCCCTTACACAACTTACACGGGTTGCAGCCCTCGAATGGGGTGGCGATCGCATCCGTATTAATTCCCTCCACCCCAATGCCGTTTTTGACACCGGGATTTGGACAGAAGAAGTGCTGGCAAATCGCGCGAAAGCCTATGGTTTAACTGTCGATGAGTACAAAACGAATAATGTCTTAAAGGTTGAGATCACAAGCCATGATGTCGCTGAATTCGCCGCAGAAATGTGTGGGGTCTTATTCTCCAAAACAACCGCGGCCCAAGTCCCCATTGATGGCGGCAATGAGCGCGTCATCTAA
- the ureA gene encoding urease subunit gamma, with amino-acid sequence MKLSPQERDKLTIFTVALLAERRKDKGVKLNYPEAVAFISAAILEGAREGKTVSELMSYGKTLLKQDEVMEGIPEMVDEVQVEATFPDGTKLVTVHNPIQ; translated from the coding sequence ATGAAACTATCACCTCAAGAAAGAGATAAATTAACCATTTTTACCGTTGCTCTACTGGCAGAAAGACGCAAAGACAAAGGCGTTAAGCTCAATTATCCTGAAGCCGTGGCATTCATTTCGGCTGCTATTTTGGAAGGCGCGAGGGAAGGAAAAACAGTTTCAGAATTGATGAGTTATGGCAAAACATTGCTAAAACAAGACGAGGTGATGGAAGGTATCCCAGAAATGGTTGACGAAGTACAAGTGGAAGCGACTTTCCCTGATGGCACTAAATTGGTGACCGTCCATAATCCCATTCAATAG
- the ureB gene encoding urease subunit beta, with amino-acid sequence MIPGEIITKEGDIELNVGRETLTISVANTGDRPVQIGSHFHFFEVNAALEFDREPTKGMRLNIPAGTAVRFEPGDEKEVELVTVAGSREIYGFNALVNQKLD; translated from the coding sequence ATGATTCCCGGTGAAATAATTACGAAAGAAGGCGACATCGAATTAAATGTTGGTCGTGAAACTCTGACAATTTCTGTCGCAAATACAGGCGATCGCCCTGTACAGATAGGCTCCCATTTTCACTTTTTTGAGGTGAATGCAGCCTTAGAATTTGACCGCGAACCGACGAAAGGAATGCGCTTAAATATTCCGGCAGGCACAGCCGTGCGTTTTGAACCCGGCGATGAAAAAGAAGTGGAATTGGTGACAGTTGCAGGCAGTCGCGAAATCTATGGGTTTAATGCCCTCGTCAATCAAAAATTAGACTAG
- a CDS encoding urease accessory protein UreD translates to MTRNNLEVVLKCDRLDQTIVTHQYTSYPLRLSGVFRLDRADPHRAYLYITNTSPGLLAGDELNVSVTLEAGASLHLTDQSATKIHAMPIAETKAKSHLQISVAEGASLEFVPEPLILFADSSLEQTTQIQLHNDAELFWSEIVLPGRLARGECYDFTHYFNRLEITSDSGERWFRDSIHLDGKDNLFKDSELFAAKRVLANIVIVQPNVDLEVLSQKLETLDMVNGSELIVSSSTLPDERGLLVRILANKTLEIKKYLKYALNCVRSCGDRPSLPYIPK, encoded by the coding sequence ATGACTCGGAATAATTTGGAGGTCGTACTAAAGTGCGATCGCCTCGATCAAACCATTGTTACCCACCAATACACATCCTATCCGTTGCGATTATCTGGGGTGTTTCGGCTTGATCGGGCTGATCCCCACCGTGCATATCTCTACATTACGAATACGTCACCGGGACTATTAGCCGGGGATGAATTAAACGTTTCTGTGACGCTGGAGGCTGGAGCTAGCCTGCATTTAACTGACCAATCCGCAACGAAGATTCATGCAATGCCCATCGCAGAGACCAAAGCGAAAAGTCATCTCCAGATCTCAGTGGCAGAGGGCGCCAGTTTAGAGTTTGTGCCGGAACCTCTGATTTTGTTTGCCGATTCTTCCTTAGAGCAGACCACCCAAATTCAACTTCACAATGATGCGGAATTGTTTTGGAGTGAGATTGTGTTGCCCGGAAGATTGGCAAGGGGAGAATGCTACGACTTTACTCACTATTTCAATCGCTTAGAGATTACGTCAGATTCGGGAGAACGGTGGTTTCGGGATTCAATTCACTTGGATGGTAAAGACAATTTGTTTAAAGATAGTGAGCTGTTTGCAGCCAAACGGGTGTTAGCGAATATCGTTATCGTTCAGCCAAATGTAGATCTAGAAGTCTTGAGTCAAAAGCTGGAAACCCTCGATATGGTCAATGGTTCAGAGTTGATCGTATCGAGTTCGACCTTGCCGGATGAGCGGGGTTTATTGGTGCGTATTTTGGCGAATAAAACTCTAGAGATTAAAAAATATCTCAAATATGCTTTGAATTGTGTCCGTTCCTGTGGCGATCGCCCGAGTTTGCCCTATATTCCCAAGTGA